The sequence AGGGCGGCCGCGTGGTGGAGGCCGGCACCCACGCGGAGCTGCTCGCGCGGCGCGGGCGGTATGCGCAGTTGCTGGGCGAGGGCGCCGTGGCGGCGTGAGGTGATGAGCGGCCTCGCGCCCAATCAGTCCCGGCGGGGCGTCAGCGACGCGTCTTGCCACGACGAGGCGGGCCCGCCGTCGTGGGCGCTTCGGCCGGCTCGAACAGGAGCACACGGACATCGGGCAACGGCTCGAATGCCTGGACGATGAGGGGCTTCACCTCAGCCCAGGCGAGCCCGCCGTTGCCACACCCCAGCGCGGGGATGGCAATGGACCGCATGCCGAGCTCGCGTATGCGAGCGACCAGGTCCTCCAGACCGTCGCGGATGTATTCGAGCTTCGAAGGCTGCCGCCAGTGCTGCTTCGTGGGGAAGTGGATGATGAACGCCGGAGAGGCCGCTCTCTGCACGATGTGCATGCGTCCTGGAATGAGCTCTCCCGACTCGCAGGCCCGCGCATAGGCCGTGAAGACTTCCGGGAATGCATTCTTGAACTGCAGTGCCAGGCCCTTCCCCATGACGCCCACGGTGTTCACCGGGTTGACAAGGGCCTCCACGTTGGCAGCGAGCAGGTCTCCATGGCCGCGTTCGATTGTCATGGCCCGCACGACATAACACCCGGTGCCGACGCACATCGGACGAGGCCTGGCCAACGGGGCCACCTCCACCGCTCCGCCCTTGCCTCCCCCTCCCCGCTCTGCCACCGTCGCAGGCACCTCCATGCGTCCCCGGGAGCCCCTGTCCCTCAACGCGTTGCTGCTCGTGCCGGCGCTGGCGCTCGCGGCCTTCGCCTGCGTGGCCGTCGCCGCGCGGCACGTGGCGCTGGCCACCGCGGCCACCGTCACCCTCGTCCTCCTGCCCGTCGTCTTCCGCCTCTGGACGCGCACCTGGTACCGAGGCCTCGTGCTGCGCGGCCTGGGCGTCTTCGTCCTCGGGATGAACGCACCCCTGCTGCTCGCCGGCGCCCTCTCCCACGGCCGCGTCGGGTGCTCCGAGGGTGGGTGTCCGAAACTCTACCTGTTGGGTGTGCTGGTATCCCCAGTGGTGGGAGCCCTCTCCAGCGTCGTTTACTGGCTGGTCGGTCGTCCCCCAGTCTGAATTCACAGTTTTAACGGGAGAGACTACTCTCTCGTGAAATGCTCGTTCCATTCCGGCCCCGTATCGCGCCCGGGCTCTCCGTGGCGTCGGCCGTGCCTGTCACGGTGTTCCTGTGGTGCTTCACACTTGCGCCACTGATGCACGGCTCTGTCGAGCTGTCGCACACCGTGAATGCGGCCGGGCCGTTCGCCGCGGTGGTGGCGCTGGCGCTGCTGGTGGAATTGCCGCTGTTGTCGCTGGCGCTGGCCAGCACCGGCATGGAGCGCAAGGTGCCGCTGCCCGTCATGCTCGGCATGGCGACGCTGCCGTGGATGCTGGGCCTCATGGGCACCGAGGTCCTCGTGGAGAAGGCCACCGCCGTGCTGCCGCACCTGGACGCGGTGGAGGCCGGGCTGGTGCTCGCCTCCAGCACCGGCCGGGCCATGGCGCCGCGGATGCTCGGCGCCTTCACCAGCGCGGCGCTGCTGCTGGGCCTCGCGCTGGGGCTGGCGCTGGCGCGCTTCAGCCCTACCTCCCAGGTCCGGTCCGAGCCCGAGTGCCATCGCGCCCGCGGGCTGCTGCTCGCCAGTGGCGTCTGCGCGTCGCTCGCGTCGGTGGCGCTGGTGGGTGCCATGGAGGCGCGGCACCTCTTCGAGCTGCTCACGGGCCTTGCGCACGTGCCCGAGGCCGGACGGCAGGAGCTGGTGACGGCCGGGCTCGAGACGGCGGCGCGCCTTCGCACCGTGCGCTGGGCCTGCACCGGCGTGCTCGCGGTGCTCGGCTTCGCGTTGCTCGTGCGGCGCACCACCGGTGACGGGCACTCACCGCTGGGCTGGTCCGCGCGGCTGGTGCCCGCGGCCGCCGTCACGGCGCTGCTGGTGCTGGACGCGCACCCGGTGAGC comes from Pyxidicoccus parkwaysis and encodes:
- a CDS encoding macro domain-containing protein, with amino-acid sequence MTIERGHGDLLAANVEALVNPVNTVGVMGKGLALQFKNAFPEVFTAYARACESGELIPGRMHIVQRAASPAFIIHFPTKQHWRQPSKLEYIRDGLEDLVARIRELGMRSIAIPALGCGNGGLAWAEVKPLIVQAFEPLPDVRVLLFEPAEAPTTAGPPRRGKTRR